CTCGAGGGCATGAAGTACTGGACGCTGCACTATGCCCTGAGCCGCGACGGCGGGAAGACGAACTACCACGAGGGGCCGATTGTCCACAAAGGGACGGAGTATTCTCACGAGCATCCTCTGCCGAACGTCTGGGTCGGAAAGAACTCGGCGATGATCGGCGACACCGCCTGCGTGCCGATCAGAATCCGGACGGGAGAAATCCTCCAGCCGATCCAGATCACCCCGATCGGCCCCGACGGCGAATACTACAACCCCGGCGGCGGGTACACCTATCACGATTCTGCCGTGCTGATCGCCCGATGGAACGACTCGGGCATTCTCGACTGGGAGTTGTCCAAGCTGGTGAAGGGCGACGCGACCCGTTCGACCCGCGGCATGCTCGAACCGACGATTATCGAGGCGCCTGACGGCCGCATTTTGATGGTGCTCCGCGGCAGCAATGACCGCAAACCGGAACTGCCCGGCTACCGATGGTATGCGGTGTCCACCGACCACGGCCGAAGTTGGTCGCCACCCAAGCCGTGGACGTACGACAACGGCGAGTCCTTTCACTCCCCGAGTTCGTGCAGCCAGCTTTTGGGGCACAGCAGCGGGCGCATCTGCTGGATCGGCAACATCAGCCCGTCAAACCCGCGCGGCAATTCGCCGCGCTACCCGCTGGTCATCGGCGAAGTCGATCCCGAGTCGCTGCTGCTGCGGAAGGATTCGGTTCTGGTGATCGACGATCGGCTGCCGGGTGAGCCGGAATGGACGGCTCTCAGTAACTTCTATGCCCGCGAGGACCGCATCAGCCGCGAGATCGTCGTGCACCTCTCCCCGATAGGCAAAGGTCTTGCGCAGTCCTCACGGCCGGTTG
This genomic stretch from Phycisphaerae bacterium harbors:
- a CDS encoding sialidase family protein, whose protein sequence is MNSVFLVRRTRLRHALFGLMLIAVCAPAVFGKAGPAFKLVGKEVFIPGRPGVRVVAQAFYVRSEGQEMISRYSEQTKSDKADIAYQRFSHDNGRTWSTPAMLVTNERVSGGAVGPTPSSAHSVSAPVTNESAPGGTRRRAMKPGFVDPTRDVLVTVFQEAILPTDNPLEGMKYWTLHYALSRDGGKTNYHEGPIVHKGTEYSHEHPLPNVWVGKNSAMIGDTACVPIRIRTGEILQPIQITPIGPDGEYYNPGGGYTYHDSAVLIARWNDSGILDWELSKLVKGDATRSTRGMLEPTIIEAPDGRILMVLRGSNDRKPELPGYRWYAVSTDHGRSWSPPKPWTYDNGESFHSPSSCSQLLGHSSGRICWIGNISPSNPRGNSPRYPLVIGEVDPESLLLRKDSVLVIDDRLPGEPEWTALSNFYAREDRISREIVVHLSPIGKGLAQSSRPVVQATQPTFEWTADAWVYRIAVLMAEPRKRE